The Candidatus Deferrimicrobiaceae bacterium sequence CATTCCCGATCCAAGAACCAACAGCATCCTCATCCTTGCCGGCAAGGACCAGATGCCCGAGATCGAAGACCTGGTCGCAAAGCTCGACATCCCTTCCCCCGAAAACACGGGCAAGATCAACGTCTACTACCTCGAGAACGCCGATGCCGAAGAGATGGCCAAGGTGCTCTCGAACCTGGCCGACAAGAAGGCCGGCGCCGCCCCTGTCGCAACGGCCCAGGCGCCTGCCACGATCAAGAGCGTCATCACCGCCGAGCTCGAGGGCGGGGTCAAGATCACGGCCGACAAGTCCACCAATTCACTCATCATCATCGCCTCCGTCAACGACTACCAGACGCTTGTCGAGGTCATCAAGAAGCTCGACATCCGCCGCCGCCAGGTCTACGTCGAAGGCCTGATCATGGAGATCTCGCTCGACAAGGCGCGCGACCTCGGAATCGAGTACCGTGCGGCGATCCAGACCGGCGGCAACAACGGCGCGGTGATCTCCGGGACCAACTTCGACTTCGCCGGCAACGTCAACAGCCTTTTCACGGCGCTGGCCGGAGGCAATCCGCTGATGTTTTCCGGCAGCGGCCTCATCGCAGGCGGCATCGCCGGCAACGTCACCCTCCCCGACGGCAGCAAGATCCCGGCCATCACGGCCATCCTCCGCGCCGCGCAAACCAACACGAACGTGAACATCCTGTCCTCCCCCCACCTCCTGACGCTCGACAACAAGGAAGCCGAGATCATCGTGGGCGAGAACGTCCCGTTCATCACCAGCAACCTGACCAACACCGCCAACTCATCAAATTTGTCCACCAATGTGGCCAACACCATCGAACGCAAGGATGTCGGCATCACGCTTCGGCTCACGCCCCACATCCACGAAAGCGATTTCGTCAACCTCGACATCTATCAGGAGTCATCGGCCGTCAAGGGCGATTCGGTCCTCAACGTCAACCAGGTCGGCCCGACCACCACGAAACGGTCCGCCAAGACCAGCGTCATCGTCCGCAGCGGCGACACGGTCGTGCTCGGCGGGATGATGCAGGAGACGATCAGCACGGTCAAGAAACAGGTCCCCCTGCTCGGCGACATCCCGCTGCTCGGCTATCTTTTCAAATACAATTCGGTCTCCCGGAGCAAAACGAACATGCTCATCTTCCTGACGCCGAAGATCATCAAAAACCCGGCGGACATGGCCTCGATCGCCGCCGACAAGCAGAAGGCCATGGACAAGTTCATCGACCAGAACAAGGACGAGGTCGAGCGGATCATTCCCGACAAGAAGGGGTCTGCGCCCAAGTGACGCCATCTCCCGGCCCGGCGCATCTATTCGACCTTTCGAAAGTCACGCCCGAGGCGGACCTCCTGGCGCGGCTGCCGATCGCCTACGCCCGTAAATACCTGCTGCTCCCCTGTCGCGACGCCGCCGGGACGCTCTTCCTGGTGACAGGCAAACCCGAGGCGACCGAGGCGATCGACGAATTCCGCTTCCTCGCCGGGCCGATCGAGGTCGTCCCGGCCCCCGAATCTGCCGACGAAGTGCTGGCGCAAATCGACGGCAC is a genomic window containing:
- the gspD gene encoding type II secretion system secretin GspD; the encoded protein is MKKILILLAALALLPVTGDALALEEHPDTHVVAKGESLVRILRARGVSEREMPRYFGAVKAINPDLKSIDHLVPGRTVNLPTLAYFQPASTGSSASAGRLAQAEPSSTLGNAPTATPAADNTATPPADAPADNNAKPIAVPDNTAKPVTGGNGETPTTAQPKAAASSRKALPRSNIFLSMDFTDVDLPVLIKFMSEQTKKNFIFDERVTGKITIISPRKVTLDEAYDVFISVLQVKGFTTIEQGNAIKIVPLSTAKQENLPYAKDPDGTSVSEFVTRLIPLQYVDSPEIVQLLAPLMSKDGLITSFTTSNTLILIDSRANVDRIVRIISEIDAEGATSILRIISLKNASCVEIGKTLESIYQDSAAGAAVQPGAGARARRPRTGKGGHTGGIKVIPDPRTNSILILAGKDQMPEIEDLVAKLDIPSPENTGKINVYYLENADAEEMAKVLSNLADKKAGAAPVATAQAPATIKSVITAELEGGVKITADKSTNSLIIIASVNDYQTLVEVIKKLDIRRRQVYVEGLIMEISLDKARDLGIEYRAAIQTGGNNGAVISGTNFDFAGNVNSLFTALAGGNPLMFSGSGLIAGGIAGNVTLPDGSKIPAITAILRAAQTNTNVNILSSPHLLTLDNKEAEIIVGENVPFITSNLTNTANSSNLSTNVANTIERKDVGITLRLTPHIHESDFVNLDIYQESSAVKGDSVLNVNQVGPTTTKRSAKTSVIVRSGDTVVLGGMMQETISTVKKQVPLLGDIPLLGYLFKYNSVSRSKTNMLIFLTPKIIKNPADMASIAADKQKAMDKFIDQNKDEVERIIPDKKGSAPK